The DNA segment GGGCTTACCGTGCCGACGGCCCAGTTGGAGGATGCGGCGTGGGCAACCGTTTCCGGCGGCAGCCAGCTTGGCACGCAATCTTTCCTCTTCGATTTTGGCGCGGACGCCACGCCAACCCTTTACGGTCCCGCTCCCGGCGATCCGGAAAATTATTGGAACAACGTGCTCGAAACGGTCGGCGCTTCGCCCCTTGGCCAACTGAGCAATATCGTCACCACGGCCAACCAGCCGACGGACATCGGATTGGAAATTCTTAGTCGCTTCAACGGGGCCAACGCCAACGGCACGACCGCGGCGGCGGATTTTCCCGCAACGGCCACGCAGGATTCCTTATACGGCAACACGGAATCCTTCAACGGTTTGAGTGATATTTTTCCCAGCTTCAAACTGACCCGACTCAACACCAATCGTACTTACAGCTTCACCTTTTACGCCTCGCGGATGGGAGTCAGTGACCACCGGGAAACGGGCTACACGGTTTCCGGACAAAATTCCGGGGTCGCGGTGCTGGATGCCGCAAACAATCTGAACGCCACCGCGTCGGTGACCGCCATCACCCCGACGGCTGACGGCGCCATCACCATCAGTCTCGCGCCCACCGCGAACAACAATAACGCCAATCATTTCACCTACCTAGGCGCCCTGCGGATAGATGCCGTGCCGGAACAAACGCCGATTATCTTCACCAAAGAGCCTACCGATCAAACCGTGTCCGAATACCTGCCGGCATTTTTCACCGCCGCCGTGCAGGGCACCCCGCCGTATTTCATTCAATGGTTCAGCAACGACGTGGCGATTCCCGACGCGCACCAACTCACGCTGACCATTCCGTCCGTGACCCTGGACCTGGATGGCAGCCGGTATTCGGTCACCGTGAGCAATCTCGCGTTTGGCGTCACCAGCAGTAACGCGGTGTTGCATGTGGTCCCGTCCTCGCAAAATCCCGCGCAGCAAACCCTGCTGTTCGATTTTGGAGGCGTCACCACGACCAGTTATGGTTCGGCGCCTAATGATCCGTTTAACTTTTGGAATAACATCACCACCGCGGTGGGCAGCTCCGACACCGGACGGCTGACCAATATCGTCACCACGCTGAATGGGCCAACCACGGTGGGGCTGGTGATGGTGCGGCGCTTCAATGGGGCGAACGAAAACGGCACCACCAGTTCGCTCTTCCTGCCCGCCAACGCCACCAGCGATTCGCTCTATGGCAACACGGAGACCTTCAGCGGGCTGGCCAATATTTTCCCCAGTTTCAAGCTGGTGGGATTGCAGCCTGACCATTTGTACGATCTGACCTTTTATGCTTCACGGTTGGGCGTGGGGGATAATCGGGAAACTGGCTATACGGTGGAAGGCGACACCCTGCGGTTTGCGACCTTGAACGCGGCCAACAACGTGACCAACACGGTAAAGCTCACCGGCGTGGTACCCACTCCGGGCGGCGACCTCACCATCAGTCTGGCCCCGACGCCAAATAATAATAACGCCAATCACTTCACTTACCTGGGCGTGCTGCGGGTGGACGCATTCTTACGTCCGCCCGAGTTCCTGGCGCCGGTGATTACAAATGGGCAGATCCAACTGGACTGGAGCGGTAACGCGCAATTGGAATGGGCCGACGTCCCCTCCGGTCCGTGGCATCCCATCACGCCGCGCCCCACTCCGCCTTATTCGGAGAATTTGGTGCCGGAACAAAATCGCTTTTTCCGTCTGTTGGCGGTCCCGTGACGGGTTATGATTGCGGTTGAAACATGGCCGTTCTGTCCCGAAGGACAAATTCCTTCCGGGTCACCACGACGCGGAGTGACGGGTCAATCCCCGATAACCGCATCGCCATGCTTTAGAAACCTCGCCCACACGTGAAGTTAATAAAAGGACCACTCCAACTCCTGGGTCTGGGACTGCTCCTAGCTGCTTCCGGGTTCGCTCAGGAATTACCGGGTTGGAAGCTCATTTGGGCGGATGAATTTGATCAGCCCAACGGCACTCGCCCTGACACGAACCGATGGGTTTTCGATCTCGGCCATAGCGGCTGGGGAAACGCCGAGCTTCAGAATTATACCGCGCGCACGAACAATGTTCGCATCGAGAACGGCCAGTTAATCATCGAAGCGCATCCGGATAATTTCCAGGATGTTCGCTACAGTTCGGGTCGGATCAAAACCCAGGGAAAATTTTCGTTCACGTACGGTCGGGCGGAAGCGCGGATTAAAATTCCGCGTGGACAGGGCATCTGGCCCGCCTTTTGGATGTTGGGCGACCGTATTACGACGCATGGCTGGCCTGCCTGCGGAGAGATTGACATCATGGAAAACATCGGTCGTGAACCGAAGCTGATCCACGGCACGATTCATGGCCCCGGTTACTCGGGTAACGGGAGCATTGGGGGCGTCTCGGCGTTGCCGGATCATGGAAATTTCGCCGACGATTTTCACGTTTACGCAATCGAGTGGACTCCCGATCAAATCCGATGGTTCATGGACGGAACCGCATACTTTCAAGCAACGCCCAAGCTATTGCCCGAAGGGGCGACCTGGGCATTTACGCAGCCGCATTTTCTCCTGTTAAACTTGGCGGTGGGCGGACATTGGCCAGGATACCCGGACAATGACACCGTGCTGCCGCAGCGATTGGTGGTGGATTACGTGCGGGTTTATCAATCCACCACGCCGACTTCCATCTCCGGGTCGCCAGAAAATGAAAAACCTTAGCGTCGCTCATCCGTTGAGAGGAGCGGGATGACACTCCGCAGGCAACCGCGCGCGGGTTCTTGAACGGATCTTCTCGAAACGTCGGATAAAGGCGGGAATTTCCGGGAATTTCCCTTGAAAATTTTCCGCGTCTGACCGAGCATCGCCATGCTCACGCGTAGTCCGCGATAGTTCTGATGGGAATGGAGAGATGGCCGAGTGGCTGAAGGCGCTGGTTTGCTAAACCGGTTTACGGTCAAAAGCCGTAACGAGGGTTCGAATCCCTCTCTCTCCGCCACCATGATCTAAATGCGGACTTACAGCAGATCTTTCGCAGTTCATTGAAGGCGGATTAATCGCGTAAAAACTTAAGTTCACTACGAGCCATTGGGTTCATGTTTTGGTGCTTCAAGGGTGTAGAACCTTCTGAATCGGTTCTTTTTCGGGTCCTACCGATGAGCTCGCACCTGACGGGGAAGAGGGTTATTGTAACCTTCCCTTCCTATTCGGAGGTCATGGTCAAAACCATTCTGAACTTCACTTGGCCCGACTTCATTCTTTGGTATGCCTCGAATGCCTTCGCCAATGGCATCACTTCGATTTGCGGGCGCACCCCCACCAGGACGCTGAAAGCGAGCGCCTTTTCGTTTTCGTAGGGAGTGCCAGTGATGGACCCAAGTAAGCTGAGCTCGTCTCCGACAAAATGCCCGGACGAAACTGACAGCGGATTTTTGCCAACACCGAGAAGCACAAGCCGGGCACGCGGAGAAAGCCCAGCGAGCAACGAAGACACCGTTTCCGCATGTCCTATCGTGGAGATGATGGCTTTGGCCCCGCCCATCGCCATAAGTACACCGGCCGCATCTTCTCGGCTTGCGTCAATGTAAACATGAGCTCCCAGCCGCAAGGCCTCGTCCGCGATGTTCCGGCCTCGCCCGATGGCGGCCACCTCGAATCCCATCCGGCGAGCATATTGCAATGCTATGTGTCCCAAGCCTCCGACGCCGAGCACGGCGATGAGATCGCCCGGCTCCGCGCCCGATTTCTTCAACGCATTGAAGGTTGCCAGCCCGGCACAAAGGATGGGACCATCAGCAAGGTGCGCAGTTTCGCGGTACGACCTGATTTCTCCCGCTCGGCCAAACTCCACCGAGTGGACCGGAAACTTGGACTTGGAATCCGCTGCGGGTTTTGTTCCATACTCCGAGTTATTGATGCAACGCCGTACACGCATATCGGGCCTTTTTTTGACTGGCACGCTCTGGTTGAGCGGGGTGATTTCCGCACAACTACCGCCCCCGCCCGGTCAAGTCGCTCCCGGCGAAGCGCCGCGGTATGAAGCCTACCTATTCGCGCACATGATGCAGGGGGATTACGGTCGTCTCTATTATAGTGTCAGCCGCGACGGATTGCATTGGGAGTTGCTTAATCACGGGCGCCGGGTGTTTGAGGATTATCGCGGTCACGCCAGCATCTGCCGCGGACCGGACCACCGCTACTACCTCGTTGGCAACCGCAGCGACGACGCTCCCGACATCAATTTCTGGGTCTCCACCAATTTAATCACCTGGCAAAAATACGGGGAATTCACGCCCAACTTGCAAACTGTGCCCGATTATCCGAAACCCTTGGCCCGCATTGGCGCACCCAAATTATTTTTTGATGCGGTCAGCGCCCAATACCTGCTGACCTGGCACACGCCGCACGACCTGGGACCAACCGATTTGCCGGAACCGTATTGGGCCAGTCAGCGGACCCTCTATGTCACCTCCAAGGATTTGCGCACCTTCAGCGATCCGCCGCGGAAATTTTTCCATTGGGACCTGGCCACCATTGACACGATCGTGCAACCGGAAAACGGCATCTACTACGCCATCATCAAAGACGAGCGTTATCCCACGGTGAATTGGCCGACGGGCAAGACCATCCGCATCTGTCAATCCGGGCAGTTGCGGGGAAATTATTCCCCGCCCGGCCCCCCGATCAGCCCGAGCTTCCGGGAAGCGCCAACGCTGATTCCCGCGCCAAACGGAAAAGCTTGGTATCTCTACTACGAACAGTATCCCGGCGTGGCGTATGGACTTTCGGCGGCTCTGACGCTCGCGGGACCGTGGTTTGAAGTGGCCGGCAACCAGCGACCTGATTGGGATAAATTTTATCTCCCACCCAAGGTGCGTCATGGCGCCATGCTGCCAATTTCGCGTCAGGAATTTGACGCCCTCGTCGCCGCTTTCGGCAAAGCCACCGCGCCATAAATTCCGCCACTACACCGGGAGTGCGGCACGCTGAGCCAACCACCGCAACAGTTGTTCTCCTACTTGCAAACCTTCGCCCGGCTTGATGACCCGATTGTGGTAAAGCAGGTATGCCAGCGTCAGGGGATACAGATAAGCAGCAATTCCTGCCGCTTGTGCGTACTGCTTGAATTGCGGCTGATGAAACAACGCCTCCACGCGGGTCGCCACCGCTTCGGCGGTCAATCGGTGTTTCAAAATTGCGGTCTGGATTTCGTAATGAAACCAATCCCACCCCGGCAATCCCCGCAACGCGCCACGCTCCCAATCCACCACCACCCACGCGTCGTTGGGACGGACCTTCACGTTCCACGGCGTAAAATCACCGTGATGCACCGCCGCGCGCACCTGACGGTTGGCCAGCGTTTCGTTCAACGAAATGAACAACGGATCCGTGGCGCTGACTCGCGCCAGCTCCTGCCACACGGCCGTTGCCCCCACCGTCAGAGTTTCTTTTTCATGCAACCACGAACCCAGAATCCTACCGACCTCGCCGTCATCGGTCGGACTGCGGCCGGCATAATAATCCATCGCCAACGCGCTGCCAGTTTCGCCGGCAAAATGATTTCGGAATTTCGGAATCCCCAACCGGTCGGCTGGCAGTTGCCGCAGCACTTCGGCTTCGCGAGCAATGATTTGTCGGGCTTGCGGCTGCAACCCCGCTTTCACCACGGCCACTGGCGACCGGGTGCCGTCCAACGCCAGCAGAATGAATCGCTGCGCTGCGGCGGGCTGATTGCCGATCAAAATCGCCGGGGTGACGCACGCCGATTGATCTCCGCCGCCCAGTTCGCGTAAGCAAGCAGTCAAGGGTGCGATCGGATCAGCTTGAACCGTGAATTGTTCTCCGAAGGTGCGCAACGGCGTGCCCGCATACCAAGGCAATAATTTCCGCACCAGCCGGGCTGCTGGTCGTTGCGCCGCGTAAAGTTGGGTGGCGGCAGTGGCGGCGCGAAAGTTGGTTGGCAACAAAAGCAGCGGTTTGCCGTGCCGACGAAACACCAGCCACCGGAACTGCGCCAGCGAATCGCCGGCCCGCTCCACCGAACCGAAGAGTTCGCGGACCTGCGCCAAGGGTGCGAGTGAATTTTCCATCCTGATGCCGCGCGACTTATTTCATCTCGTGTTGCCGTCCGTTCCCGCCCAGCGAATTTTGCCGGGCACCGCTCCCGGCGCCACCGCGTCGGTTCCAGTTTGGCGAAGGCTGACATGCTTGATCAACACGCGCGCCGTCATTGGAATCCTTTTACCGGATCGCCTCAAGCTCTTTGCGCCGCCCGCGATTCATTGCGGAACAAAATTCCGCCGGTAACCGGTTCACGTCTCCCGCAATGACTGCCCGCAATGACTGCCCGCATTGACTCCATTCCCCGCTCCGCATAGGCTCTCGCGACATGTCGAAACTACCGTTTGAACTGCTCCTGGCGCTGCGTTATCTGCGGCCCAAACGGTCGTTCGTTTCCATCATCACGCTGATCTCCGTCCTCGGCGTCATGCTCGGCGTGGCGGTATTGATTATCGTCATCAGCGTCATGAGCGGGTTCGACGCCGAACTGCGCGCCAAGGTGCTGGGCTTTACTTCGCATCTGAAAGTTTCCCAATACGCCGCCGGTTCCCCCGGTCGGGAAAGCACGTTGAGCAATTATTACGCGGTGGAAAAACAGGTGGCGGAAAATCCCGAAGTGGTCGGCGTGGCCCCCAACGTCCTGGGCCAGGTGCTGCTGGAAACACAACCGGTGGATGGACAAGCCCTCCTGCGCGCGCCGTTTGTGCGCGGCATTGATCCGGAAGCGGAAGGCGCCGTCAGCAACCTGACCAACAACATGGTCGCGGGCAACTGGGACGTGGAACGCCGCGGCCTGGTCATCGGTCAACGCCTGGCGGACGACCTCGGCCTGGGCGTGGGTGACAAGGTGCTCATCCTCTCCGAGCGGCATCTGCGCAAAATGCGCGACCTGGAGCGGCACGGTCGCAACGCGGAAATTCCGCCGGACGAATACGAAATCCGCGGCATCTTCGACGCCGGCCTCTACGAATTCAATTCGCTCTTTGTGTTCACCTCGCTGGAGCAGGCGCAAATGTTATTCGGACTTTTTGACACCGACGAAATCAGCAATCTCTCCGTGGCCGTGCGCGATCCGTTTCGCGCCACCACAGTCGCCCGCGAACTCCAAAATGAACTCGGCCCGAATTATCGCGTCACCACCTGGATGCAGGACAGTCCGATGATGCAGGCCGTGGCGGTGGAAAAAAACATGATGCTCTACATCCTGTTTTTCATCGTGCTGGTGGCCGCGTTCGGCATCACCTGCACGCTCATCACGTTCATCATGATGAAGACGCGCGAGATCGGTTTGCTGAAAGCCCTGGGCGCGAGCCGCCGGCAAATCATGACCGTCTTCCTCGCGCAAAGCCTGGTGGTAAGCGGCCTCGGCATTCTGGCTGGATTCGGCCTCGGCATCCTGGCCATCACCTATCGCAATGAATTCCTGGAGTTCATGCGGCGCGTAACCGGCGCGGAATTGTTTCCCGCCGAAATTTATGGGTTCACCCAACTGCCCGCGTTGATTCTGCCCGTGGACTTGGTGATCATTGGCGGCGGTTCGCTGCTCATTTGTCTGGCGGCGGCCATTTTCCCGGCCTGGCACGCCAGTCGCCTAAACCCCGTGGAAGCCCTGCGTCATGAGTGAACTGCTGCTGGCCGCGCAAAAAATCGGAAAAACTTACACGCTCGGCAAACGCCGGCTCGAAGTGTTGCGCGACGTTTCCCTGGAAGTCGGTTACGGCGAATTCATCGCCCTCCGCGGCGCCTCGGGCGCCGGTAAAAGCACGCTGCTCCACCTGCTGGGCGGACTGGACACGCCCGATACCGGGACCATCTGGTGCGCCGGCACCCACCTCACCCAGGCATCCGAAAGTGAGCTGGCCCACCTGCGCAACGTCAAGCTGGGCTTCATCTTCCAAGCCTACCATTTGCTCCCCGAACTCGACGCGCTGGAAAATGTTTGTGTGCCCGCGCGTCTGGCGCGGATTCCAGCCCCGATGGCCGCCCGCCGCGCGCAGGAACTGTTGGAGCGGGTTGGTTTGGGCGCGCGCCTGGATCACAAACCTTACGAACTCTCCGGCGGCGAACAGCAACGCGTCGCCATCGCCCGCGCGCTGATCAATGAACCGGAACTCATTCTTGCCGATGAACCCACCGGCAATCTCGATTCGCACACGGGCCAGGAAATCGTGGACCTACTGATCCAGTTACGCGCCGAGAAAAACACCACCCTCATCATTGCCACCCACGACGCCGGGGTGGCCGGACGCGCACCGAAAGTGGTGCAACTGGTGGACGGACAGATCAGTTGATTCCCGCCCCGGCGACGAGGTTTATTGCGCGATACCAGTGGAGGAAAAAGTGCGTTTGACTTTCCGGTCATGACGGAGGTTTTCCAATTCCAACTTACACGGAAGTAAACCGATGTTTTATTTGCATGGAGATGCCACTCGCCTCAATCACCTTTTGTCTCATAAAGAAAAACATGAGGGCAGGCGACTGTTTCCGCGCTAGAGAATGACCGATTCACTTCGCTCGCGCTAAATGATCGCAAAGCTTTCCATCACGGCGTTGGCGCTATTCAGGCCATCGGTTATATCCGCGAGGTTTTGGACTGCGGCAGTCCTCTGCCGCTTTCCTATCGCCCGCCGATGTTTCCAAAGCGGCAGAAGACTGCCGCACTCCAAGACGCTGCCGCGCGGGCGCTCGCTCTGGACCAATAATGGTCGTCAGTTTGAAGCCGGCACGTGGCTTGAAGTTGGGAGACCCGCCGCGTCACGTCGGCAGCTACAGGAGCATTTGGAACACCCTAGAATTCTTTTACCGATTGCCCTTGGCTCGATTGTGAGTCTTGCAGAGCAGTTGACAATTTCTGGCGGTCGTCGCGCCGCCGTGGCTCCACGCGGCGACATGGTCGGCATCCATATCCGCAAGTTTCCAAATCTTGATCTTGTTGGCATCCGGCCCGATGGCGCAAAGCGGACAATTTGATTTGCCTTTCGCCTCCGCCGCCTGCGTCTGCGCCGCATACACGGATTTCTTCGTGGCC comes from the Verrucomicrobiia bacterium genome and includes:
- a CDS encoding glycosyl hydrolase family 43, which codes for MTGTLWLSGVISAQLPPPPGQVAPGEAPRYEAYLFAHMMQGDYGRLYYSVSRDGLHWELLNHGRRVFEDYRGHASICRGPDHRYYLVGNRSDDAPDINFWVSTNLITWQKYGEFTPNLQTVPDYPKPLARIGAPKLFFDAVSAQYLLTWHTPHDLGPTDLPEPYWASQRTLYVTSKDLRTFSDPPRKFFHWDLATIDTIVQPENGIYYAIIKDERYPTVNWPTGKTIRICQSGQLRGNYSPPGPPISPSFREAPTLIPAPNGKAWYLYYEQYPGVAYGLSAALTLAGPWFEVAGNQRPDWDKFYLPPKVRHGAMLPISRQEFDALVAAFGKATAP
- a CDS encoding immunoglobulin domain-containing protein, which translates into the protein MLIHRLIRLALIVALAGAGTQMSSAQNRVLFIGNSFTIGSGGGGVPGIFDRLAQAGGHADPDTVMQATGGVDFKYHYESAATLATIASKPWTHVILQNYSTQPTHLASGNIPDHYTYGTLLYEKIMQNYPQTQVILFETWSRSAAHSLITGVSGPNSFASTAEFQTELRTNYQGLANSINLNYPTNLQVAVAPVGDAWENAGGLRELTDPLYVRLHGSDEYHGNNNGYYLTACVIYSVIYGVSPHGLGTNALITSLGLGLTVPTAQLEDAAWATVSGGSQLGTQSFLFDFGADATPTLYGPAPGDPENYWNNVLETVGASPLGQLSNIVTTANQPTDIGLEILSRFNGANANGTTAAADFPATATQDSLYGNTESFNGLSDIFPSFKLTRLNTNRTYSFTFYASRMGVSDHRETGYTVSGQNSGVAVLDAANNLNATASVTAITPTADGAITISLAPTANNNNANHFTYLGALRIDAVPEQTPIIFTKEPTDQTVSEYLPAFFTAAVQGTPPYFIQWFSNDVAIPDAHQLTLTIPSVTLDLDGSRYSVTVSNLAFGVTSSNAVLHVVPSSQNPAQQTLLFDFGGVTTTSYGSAPNDPFNFWNNITTAVGSSDTGRLTNIVTTLNGPTTVGLVMVRRFNGANENGTTSSLFLPANATSDSLYGNTETFSGLANIFPSFKLVGLQPDHLYDLTFYASRLGVGDNRETGYTVEGDTLRFATLNAANNVTNTVKLTGVVPTPGGDLTISLAPTPNNNNANHFTYLGVLRVDAFLRPPEFLAPVITNGQIQLDWSGNAQLEWADVPSGPWHPITPRPTPPYSENLVPEQNRFFRLLAVP
- a CDS encoding glycoside hydrolase family 16 protein, translating into MKLIKGPLQLLGLGLLLAASGFAQELPGWKLIWADEFDQPNGTRPDTNRWVFDLGHSGWGNAELQNYTARTNNVRIENGQLIIEAHPDNFQDVRYSSGRIKTQGKFSFTYGRAEARIKIPRGQGIWPAFWMLGDRITTHGWPACGEIDIMENIGREPKLIHGTIHGPGYSGNGSIGGVSALPDHGNFADDFHVYAIEWTPDQIRWFMDGTAYFQATPKLLPEGATWAFTQPHFLLLNLAVGGHWPGYPDNDTVLPQRLVVDYVRVYQSTTPTSISGSPENEKP
- a CDS encoding ABC transporter permease — protein: MSKLPFELLLALRYLRPKRSFVSIITLISVLGVMLGVAVLIIVISVMSGFDAELRAKVLGFTSHLKVSQYAAGSPGRESTLSNYYAVEKQVAENPEVVGVAPNVLGQVLLETQPVDGQALLRAPFVRGIDPEAEGAVSNLTNNMVAGNWDVERRGLVIGQRLADDLGLGVGDKVLILSERHLRKMRDLERHGRNAEIPPDEYEIRGIFDAGLYEFNSLFVFTSLEQAQMLFGLFDTDEISNLSVAVRDPFRATTVARELQNELGPNYRVTTWMQDSPMMQAVAVEKNMMLYILFFIVLVAAFGITCTLITFIMMKTREIGLLKALGASRRQIMTVFLAQSLVVSGLGILAGFGLGILAITYRNEFLEFMRRVTGAELFPAEIYGFTQLPALILPVDLVIIGGGSLLICLAAAIFPAWHASRLNPVEALRHE
- a CDS encoding ABC transporter ATP-binding protein translates to MSELLLAAQKIGKTYTLGKRRLEVLRDVSLEVGYGEFIALRGASGAGKSTLLHLLGGLDTPDTGTIWCAGTHLTQASESELAHLRNVKLGFIFQAYHLLPELDALENVCVPARLARIPAPMAARRAQELLERVGLGARLDHKPYELSGGEQQRVAIARALINEPELILADEPTGNLDSHTGQEIVDLLIQLRAEKNTTLIIATHDAGVAGRAPKVVQLVDGQIS